A genome region from Proteus vulgaris includes the following:
- the deoA gene encoding thymidine phosphorylase, which produces MFLAQEIIRKKRDGHPLTEEEIRFFINGVRDNTVSEGQIAALAMTIYFHDMTMPERVALTLAMRDSGTVLNWKSLNLNGPIVDKHSTGGVGDVTSLMLGPMVAACGGYVPMISGRGLGHTGGTLDKLEAIPGFDIFPDDEKFRDIIRNVGVAIIGQTNSLAPADKRFYATRDITATVDSIPLITASILGKKLAEGLDALVMDVKVGSGAFMPTYQKSEELAESIVQVANGAGCQTTALLTDMNEVLASSAGNAVEVREAVQFLTGEYRNPRLFEVTMALCVEMLVSGRLAEDRQQARQKLQDVLDNGKAAEVFGRMVAAQKGPTDFVENYNKYLPTAVLSKPVFAEKTGFITEMDTRALGMSVVTLGGGRRKATDAIDYSVGLSDIVALGAEINTDTPLAMIHANSEKSWQEAAAEVRKAMVIGDSKREASPMVYRQISE; this is translated from the coding sequence GTGTTTCTTGCCCAAGAAATTATTCGTAAAAAGCGTGATGGTCATCCTTTAACTGAGGAAGAAATTCGTTTTTTCATTAATGGCGTCAGAGATAATACTGTTTCTGAAGGTCAAATTGCTGCATTAGCAATGACTATTTATTTCCACGACATGACAATGCCAGAGCGTGTTGCTTTGACATTAGCGATGCGTGATTCCGGTACAGTGCTGAATTGGAAAAGCCTAAATTTAAATGGCCCAATTGTTGATAAACACTCTACTGGTGGTGTGGGTGATGTCACTTCACTGATGTTAGGGCCAATGGTTGCGGCTTGTGGTGGTTATGTTCCTATGATCTCGGGTCGTGGATTAGGTCACACAGGGGGAACATTAGATAAACTTGAAGCAATTCCAGGCTTTGATATTTTCCCTGATGATGAAAAATTCCGCGACATTATTCGTAATGTTGGCGTTGCCATTATCGGACAAACTAATTCATTAGCACCTGCTGACAAACGCTTTTATGCTACCCGTGATATTACTGCTACAGTTGATTCAATCCCACTTATCACCGCGTCTATTTTAGGTAAAAAATTAGCTGAAGGCTTAGATGCATTAGTGATGGACGTTAAAGTTGGCTCGGGTGCCTTTATGCCGACTTATCAAAAATCTGAAGAGCTGGCTGAGTCAATTGTTCAAGTAGCAAATGGCGCTGGTTGTCAAACAACTGCACTATTAACGGATATGAATGAAGTATTAGCTTCTAGTGCAGGTAATGCGGTTGAAGTTCGTGAAGCTGTTCAATTTTTAACAGGTGAATATCGTAATCCACGTCTATTTGAAGTCACTATGGCGCTGTGTGTTGAAATGTTAGTATCAGGCCGCTTAGCGGAAGATCGTCAACAAGCCCGTCAAAAACTACAAGATGTGTTGGATAACGGCAAAGCAGCAGAAGTCTTTGGTCGTATGGTTGCTGCACAGAAAGGCCCAACTGATTTTGTTGAAAACTACAATAAATACCTGCCAACTGCGGTATTAAGTAAACCTGTATTCGCTGAGAAAACAGGATTCATCACAGAAATGGATACGCGTGCATTAGGTATGTCAGTTGTGACATTAGGTGGTGGTCGTCGTAAAGCAACAGATGCTATTGATTACAGTGTGGGCTTAAGCGATATCGTAGCGCTTGGTGCTGAGATCAATACAGACACACCTTTAGCAATGATCCATGCTAACAGTGAAAAATCATGGCAAGAAGCTGCGGCTGAAGTCCGTAAAGCGATGGTAATTGGTGATAGCAAACGCGAAGCTTCCCCAATGGTGTACCGCCAAATCAGCGAATAA
- a CDS encoding DksA/TraR family C4-type zinc finger protein codes for MASGWANDSAVQEQIDATINDAIARARNQMTQGESAEFCDECGEAIPPARQKAVPGVRYCLNCQEAFDKKNNTFSGYNRRGSKDSQLR; via the coding sequence ATGGCGAGTGGATGGGCTAATGATAGTGCGGTTCAAGAGCAAATAGATGCCACCATTAATGATGCAATTGCAAGAGCTCGCAATCAAATGACGCAAGGTGAAAGTGCAGAATTTTGTGATGAATGCGGCGAAGCGATCCCTCCAGCTCGGCAAAAAGCCGTTCCTGGTGTACGTTATTGTTTAAATTGCCAAGAGGCATTTGATAAAAAAAACAATACGTTTAGCGGGTATAATCGTCGTGGTAGTAAAGATAGTCAACTCAGATAA
- a CDS encoding pyridoxal phosphate-dependent decarboxylase family protein encodes MKNQDLLGLSSANVLNAEFEKKYHDVIAHFFSRDPKYWPIFQDKTIQSITQFRKTTANDNDQLQRYSNGQQLFDRLMADTQIQHNINYPENDPNELLMLVSTLCKNWENPLAVENVIAMPSDPGVYGSMLGLMGNPNMVYCEYSGVADALEKVTIKKVAKLVGYDPEIASGVFTQGGTMCNLYGYLFGLRKSMPNSKHLGMAADQDYRIINSQGGHYSNMTNLALLGVDVDNKTIRIKVSEDNTINLEHLERELRACFTVKCKVPTIMLTTGTTDTFGVDDVKGVCELRDRLCEEFEITVKPHVHVDAAVGWPIIFFLEYDFSTNPLAINDVTLEGLRQNVEKFKHLKYADSITIDFHKWGYVPYTSSLVLVKNGNDFVALENDPENFTYFEHELEGQTHLQSTIECTRSGVGIFGAYSAMHYMGIEGYQTIIAHCLQNANYMRHQLLEMGNAKVIVPQNQGPSVGFKLYDPNLVKDPNVAFDLELTCSTDKEAYDFMVHNTQWHRKLFLQRGREGLFTNWVDSIACSKYAKNNRYIYLPGEKAVFMNPNTERAHIDNFMKILTELSQNLSSKKAVKI; translated from the coding sequence GTGAAAAATCAAGATTTATTAGGTTTATCTTCTGCTAACGTTCTTAATGCCGAATTTGAGAAGAAATACCACGACGTTATTGCTCACTTTTTCAGCCGAGATCCGAAGTATTGGCCGATATTTCAGGATAAAACAATCCAATCGATCACACAGTTTAGAAAAACAACAGCTAACGATAATGACCAATTACAACGTTACTCAAACGGGCAACAGCTATTCGATCGTTTAATGGCGGATACGCAAATCCAACACAACATAAATTACCCAGAAAACGATCCTAATGAATTACTGATGTTAGTGTCGACACTGTGTAAAAACTGGGAAAACCCATTAGCGGTTGAAAACGTGATTGCAATGCCGAGTGATCCTGGTGTTTATGGTTCAATGTTAGGGTTAATGGGCAATCCTAATATGGTGTATTGTGAATATTCTGGTGTTGCTGATGCGTTAGAAAAAGTGACGATTAAAAAAGTCGCTAAATTGGTTGGCTATGATCCTGAAATTGCATCTGGTGTGTTCACTCAAGGTGGCACTATGTGTAATTTATATGGTTATCTATTTGGTTTACGCAAATCAATGCCTAATTCTAAGCATTTAGGTATGGCAGCGGATCAAGATTATCGCATCATTAATTCTCAAGGTGGTCACTACTCCAATATGACTAATCTTGCCTTATTAGGCGTTGATGTTGATAACAAAACCATCCGTATTAAAGTGTCTGAAGATAACACCATTAATTTAGAGCACCTAGAGCGTGAATTAAGGGCGTGCTTTACAGTTAAGTGTAAAGTGCCAACGATTATGTTAACCACGGGAACAACAGATACCTTTGGTGTCGATGATGTGAAAGGTGTTTGTGAGTTACGTGACCGTTTATGTGAAGAGTTCGAGATCACAGTTAAGCCACACGTACACGTTGACGCAGCTGTTGGTTGGCCGATCATTTTCTTCTTAGAATATGATTTTAGCACTAACCCACTGGCAATTAATGATGTCACTTTAGAAGGGTTACGCCAGAATGTTGAGAAATTCAAACATCTGAAATATGCTGACTCCATCACTATCGATTTCCACAAATGGGGTTATGTACCTTATACCTCAAGTTTAGTGTTGGTGAAAAACGGTAATGACTTTGTCGCACTTGAAAACGATCCTGAAAACTTCACCTACTTTGAGCATGAGTTAGAAGGGCAGACTCACTTACAATCTACAATTGAATGTACTCGTAGTGGTGTAGGCATTTTTGGTGCTTATTCTGCAATGCATTATATGGGGATTGAGGGTTACCAAACGATTATTGCTCACTGTTTGCAAAATGCGAACTATATGCGTCATCAGTTGTTGGAAATGGGGAATGCGAAAGTGATCGTGCCGCAAAACCAAGGACCAAGTGTTGGTTTTAAACTGTATGATCCTAATTTAGTCAAAGATCCTAACGTTGCTTTTGACTTAGAACTAACATGTTCTACTGATAAAGAAGCATATGATTTTATGGTTCATAATACCCAATGGCATAGAAAACTTTTCTTACAGCGTGGTAGAGAAGGGTTATTTACTAACTGGGTTGATTCTATTGCTTGTTCTAAATATGCAAAAAATAACCGCTATATTTATCTTCCTGGTGAAAAAGCGGTATTTATGAACCCAAATACAGAGCGTGCACATATTGATAATTTTATGAAGATTTTAACTGAATTGAGTCAAAATCTGAGCTCGAAAAAAGCCGTAAAAATTTAA
- the deoD gene encoding purine-nucleoside phosphorylase: MATPHINAEMGDFADVVLMPGDPLRAKYIAETFLQDVRQVNNVRGMLGFTGTYKGRKVSVMGHGMGIPSCSIYAKELITDFGVKVIIRVGSCGAVLPDVELRDVVIGMGACTDSKVNRLRFKDQDFAAIADYQLVQNAVDAAKAKDIKVRVGNIFSADLFYSPDPEMFDVMEKYGILGVEMEAAGIYGVAAEYGARALTICTVSDHIKKGTQTTAEERQTTFNEMIEIALESVLLLED, translated from the coding sequence ATGGCTACCCCTCATATTAACGCAGAAATGGGCGATTTTGCTGATGTCGTTTTAATGCCGGGCGACCCGCTTCGTGCTAAATACATCGCTGAAACTTTTTTACAAGACGTTCGTCAAGTAAACAATGTTCGTGGTATGTTAGGTTTTACAGGTACGTATAAAGGCCGTAAAGTTTCTGTAATGGGCCATGGTATGGGTATTCCTTCCTGCTCAATTTACGCGAAAGAATTAATTACAGATTTCGGCGTGAAAGTTATCATCCGCGTAGGCTCATGTGGTGCTGTATTACCCGATGTTGAACTGCGTGACGTTGTTATCGGTATGGGTGCATGTACTGACTCTAAAGTTAACCGCCTGCGTTTCAAAGACCAAGATTTCGCCGCTATCGCTGATTATCAATTAGTTCAAAATGCAGTTGATGCAGCAAAAGCGAAAGATATTAAAGTTCGCGTTGGTAACATCTTCTCTGCTGATCTGTTCTACTCCCCTGATCCAGAAATGTTTGATGTCATGGAAAAATACGGCATTCTAGGTGTTGAAATGGAAGCCGCAGGTATCTATGGTGTTGCAGCTGAATACGGCGCAAGAGCACTGACTATCTGTACTGTCTCTGACCACATCAAAAAAGGGACTCAGACCACAGCAGAAGAGCGTCAAACTACCTTCAATGAAATGATTGAAATTGCATTAGAATCGGTTCTGTTATTAGAAGACTAA
- a CDS encoding MFS transporter, giving the protein MAKQQKWKVFFLLFVTMFLLGGIQNTKGLILEQVQHDISLNMSQVGSLITFFQIGFLVASLLTGYFTDKKGLKVMMFIGSLMMAVGLTGTSLAFNVMLFFGFYLVIGLGIGSMLVSIVTVIPTFYKEKAGMMFNVSNAMFGVGMIVTPLILQYLFSHSISWRTFYVGVAVIVAVIILVLSTLKIENSAQVDMKFSDFLELLTQKSLLLVILFITLYVAAEAAFLNFFPIFYTSMDIGNMSNAQKAETAAYVISSFAFLFTIGRFIGGFINLALGDRKTLILFSLFSLIAIIVSRIFVQDVVYLFMVFGFALSVLFPTAAAVATKLTSKSGSVMGLIYVASGLGGALAGSLIGQVSESYNVSVGFNLIIVFVALFFIISLFIREQKQ; this is encoded by the coding sequence ATGGCTAAACAACAAAAGTGGAAAGTTTTTTTTCTTCTGTTTGTCACGATGTTTTTACTCGGTGGCATTCAGAATACAAAAGGTCTTATTCTCGAACAAGTTCAACATGATATTTCATTAAATATGAGTCAAGTTGGCTCATTAATTACCTTTTTTCAAATCGGTTTTTTAGTCGCCAGTTTATTAACGGGCTATTTTACCGATAAGAAAGGGTTAAAAGTCATGATGTTTATTGGTTCATTAATGATGGCCGTTGGTTTAACAGGCACTAGCCTTGCTTTTAACGTGATGCTGTTTTTTGGCTTTTACCTGGTCATTGGTTTAGGGATTGGCTCAATGCTGGTCTCTATCGTTACTGTTATTCCGACTTTCTATAAAGAAAAAGCGGGAATGATGTTTAACGTCTCTAACGCCATGTTTGGTGTAGGGATGATTGTCACCCCACTTATTTTACAATATCTATTCTCACACTCTATTTCATGGCGTACTTTTTATGTTGGTGTTGCCGTTATTGTTGCTGTGATTATTTTAGTATTAAGCACCTTAAAAATCGAAAATAGCGCGCAAGTCGATATGAAATTCAGTGACTTTTTAGAGTTACTGACACAAAAATCACTGTTACTTGTTATTTTATTTATCACTTTATATGTGGCTGCCGAAGCCGCGTTTTTAAACTTCTTCCCTATTTTCTATACCTCTATGGATATTGGGAATATGAGTAATGCGCAAAAAGCAGAAACTGCCGCTTATGTCATTTCTAGTTTTGCTTTCTTATTTACTATCGGCCGCTTTATTGGTGGCTTTATTAACCTTGCATTGGGTGACCGCAAAACATTAATTTTATTTTCTCTATTCTCACTGATTGCCATTATTGTTAGTCGTATCTTTGTGCAAGATGTTGTTTATCTGTTTATGGTGTTTGGTTTTGCATTATCAGTTCTATTTCCAACAGCCGCAGCTGTTGCTACAAAATTAACTAGCAAAAGTGGCTCAGTAATGGGACTTATTTATGTTGCTTCAGGATTGGGCGGGGCTTTAGCCGGTTCGTTAATCGGTCAGGTTTCAGAAAGCTATAATGTTTCTGTTGGCTTTAACCTTATTATCGTATTCGTCGCCCTTTTCTTTATCATTTCTCTGTTTATTAGAGAACAAAAACAATAA
- the deoB gene encoding phosphopentomutase, translating to MKRVHIMVLDSFGIGAAGDAEKFGDQGSDTLGHIAQAFAEGKADRDGRKGPLHLPNLCRLGLGKAAEESTGKFPIGLDKNAEIIGAYGYASEISSGKDTPSGHWEIAGVPVLFDWGYFKELKNSFPQALLDNIVKRAKLPGYLGNCHASGTVILDELGEEHMKTGKPIFYTSADSVFQIACHEETYGLDKLYELCEIARDELNKGDYNIGRVIARPFIGDKPGNFARTGNRHDLAVEPPAPTMLKKLVDEKQGHVVSIGKIADIYANVGITKKVKATGIDALFDATLEEMKLAGDNTIVFTNFVDFDSSYGHRRDVVGYGEALELFDRRLPELMALVKEDDILILTADHGCDPTWPGSDHTREHIPVLVYGPKVKPGSLGHRETFADIGQTVVKYFGLSPVDYGKAMF from the coding sequence ATGAAACGTGTACATATCATGGTATTAGATTCCTTCGGTATCGGTGCTGCTGGTGATGCGGAGAAATTCGGTGACCAAGGTTCAGACACTTTAGGGCATATCGCACAAGCGTTTGCTGAAGGTAAAGCAGATAGAGATGGTCGTAAAGGACCTCTTCATTTACCTAATCTTTGCCGCTTAGGCCTAGGTAAAGCAGCAGAAGAATCAACAGGTAAATTCCCTATTGGTTTAGATAAAAATGCAGAAATTATCGGTGCTTATGGCTACGCGAGTGAAATCTCTTCTGGTAAAGATACTCCGTCAGGCCACTGGGAAATCGCAGGTGTTCCTGTTCTGTTTGATTGGGGATACTTCAAAGAACTGAAAAACTCATTCCCACAAGCGCTGTTAGATAACATCGTTAAACGTGCAAAATTACCTGGATACTTAGGCAATTGCCATGCATCTGGTACGGTGATTTTGGATGAATTGGGTGAAGAGCATATGAAAACCGGTAAACCGATTTTCTATACCTCTGCTGACTCTGTATTCCAAATTGCTTGTCATGAAGAAACTTACGGTTTAGATAAATTATATGAGCTGTGTGAAATTGCTCGTGATGAACTAAATAAAGGCGATTACAACATCGGTCGTGTTATTGCACGTCCATTTATCGGTGACAAACCGGGTAACTTCGCTCGTACAGGTAACCGTCATGATTTAGCGGTTGAACCACCAGCACCAACAATGTTGAAAAAACTGGTTGATGAAAAACAAGGCCACGTTGTTTCTATCGGTAAAATTGCTGACATCTACGCAAACGTAGGTATCACTAAGAAAGTGAAAGCAACGGGTATTGATGCTCTGTTTGATGCGACACTTGAAGAAATGAAACTCGCAGGTGACAACACAATTGTATTCACCAACTTTGTTGACTTTGACTCCTCTTACGGCCACCGTCGTGATGTTGTGGGCTATGGTGAAGCTCTTGAGTTATTTGACCGTCGTTTACCTGAATTAATGGCGCTGGTAAAAGAAGATGACATTCTTATCTTAACTGCAGACCACGGTTGTGACCCAACTTGGCCAGGTTCTGACCATACTCGTGAGCACATTCCTGTTCTTGTTTATGGTCCGAAAGTTAAACCAGGTTCATTAGGTCATCGTGAAACCTTCGCTGATATTGGCCAGACGGTTGTTAAATACTTTGGCTTATCACCAGTCGATTATGGTAAAGCAATGTTTTAA